From Panicum hallii strain FIL2 chromosome 2, PHallii_v3.1, whole genome shotgun sequence, a single genomic window includes:
- the LOC112881751 gene encoding copper-transporting ATPase PAA1, chloroplastic-like isoform X2 — translation MESTALISPLPLLTSRSRSKPLSPASTRARRPASIPFSYGSGRVVLFSRRGREYAGVGSLASAAAATGEAADGGSEAILLSVQGMMCDGCAASVKRILESQPEVTSATVDFKEANAVVWTTAEARASDNWQKQCGDKLAKHLGTCGFESRLQGN, via the exons ATGGAGTCTACCGCGCTAATCTCACCATTACCGCTTCTAACCTCTCGCTCCCGTTCCAAACCCCTCTCCCCTGCCTCCACCAGagctcgccgccccgcctccaTTCCCTTCTCCTACGGCAGCGGCCGCGTCGTCCTATTTTCCCGCCGCGGCCGCGAGTACGCCGGCGTTGGCTCCttggcctccgccgccgcagcgacTGGGGAGGCAGCAGATGGCGGCTCTGAGGCCATCCTGCTCAGTGTCCAG GGTATGATGTGCGACGGGTGCGCGGCGAGCGTGAAGCGGATTCTGGAGAGCCAA CCAGAGGTTACATCTGCTACCGTTGATTTTAAGGAAGCAAATGCAGTTGTGTGGACAACAGCTGAAGCTAGGGCATCGGATAATTGGCAGAAGCAATGTGGAGATAAACTTGCTAAACACCTCGGCACTTGTGGATTTGAGTCTCGGCTGCAAGGTAATTAG
- the LOC112881938 gene encoding multifunctional methyltransferase subunit TRM112 homolog A: MRLLTHNMLASNVRGATTGYPLKLEAAKWVTKEVELNADFLRGLLPKIDWRALVAATRALGLPELLPEEQPPEEEIFAEGAADVEGSAIRRIHHALLEIHVQEGSLVCPDTSRCFPIDKGIPNMMLHEDEV; this comes from the coding sequence ATGAGGCTCCTGACTCACAACATGCTGGCGTCCAACGTCCGGGGCGCGACGACCGGCTACCCGCTGAAACTGGAGGCGGCCAAGTGGGTGACCAAGGAGGTGGAGCTCAACGCCGACTTCCTCCGCGGCCTCCTCCCCAAGATCGACTGGCGCGCGCTCGTCGCCGCCACCCGGGCGCTTGGTCTCCCAGAGCTCCTCCCCGAGGAGCAGCCCCCCGAGGAGGAGATCTTCGCCGAGGGCGCCGCCGACGTCGAGGGCAGCGCCATCCGCCGCATCCACCACGCGCTCCTCGAGATCCACGTTCAGGAGGGCTCCCTCGTCTGCCCCGATACCAGCCGCTGCTTCCCCATCGACAAGGGCATCCCCAACATGATGCTGCACGAGGACGAGGTCTGA
- the LOC112880369 gene encoding calmodulin-binding transcription activator 3-like, with translation MAEIRKYAMSNQAPDIPQILLEAQNRWLRPTEICQILSNYKKFSIAPEPPNRPPSGSLFLFDRKILRYFRKDGHNWRKKKDGKTVKEAHEKLKVGSVDVLHCYYAHGEENENFQRRTYWLLEEGFMNIVLVHYLEIKGGKQNFNRAKEAEENAGLSADSPACSNSFASQSQVASQSMDAESPISGQISEYEDAETDNCRASSRYHPFTEMQQPVDGIMMDKLLGASAPSVSVNNLGYLGEMQPRPANFNNHFVTHNDVSTAFNETTAGLRGGPRTSIDSVRFAEPYPEYPGGFTEPTLYSSVATVGNNLDDSLQTFMSEALYTNNLTQKEVDALSAAGITSSQADNDGYTDQGARYPLLKQSSLDPFKIEPDGLKKFDSFSRWMSNELPEVADLDIKSSSDAFWSTTETGNVADGSSIPINEQLDAFVVSPSLSQDQLFSIIDVSPSWAYNGTKTKVIITGTFLAKKEDVENCRWSCMFGDVEVSAEVLVDGSLRCYTPVHHSGRVPFYVTCSNRVACSEVREFEFRDSETHYMDTSDLHTTGINEMHLHIRLDKLLSLGPEDYEKYVLSNGNKSELIDTINTLMLDDKLSNLALPSDEKELSTVRDQNLEKQVKEKLYYWLIHKIHDDGKGPNVLGKEGQGVIHLVAALGYDWAIKPIVAAGVNVNFRDIRGWTALHWAASCGRERTVGALIANGAASGALTDPTQQFPSGRTPADLASENGHKGIAGFLAESALTSHLSALTLKDSQGGNVEEICGLAAAEDFAEPSSAQLACVDSQAESLKDSLGAVRKSTQAAARIFQAFRVESFHRKKVIEYGDDDCGLSDERTLSLISLKNAKPGHSDMPMHSAAVRIQNKFRGWKGRKEFMIIRQKIVKIQAHVRGHQVRKNYRKVVWSVGIVEKVILRWRRKRRGLRGFQPEKQLEGPSSQIQPAKAEAEDEYDFLKDGRRQAEGRLQRALARVHSMTQYPEARDQYRRLQNCVNELQESQAMQDRMLSDSAGADGNDLMAELEELCRGDGDAPMSTIS, from the exons ATGGCGGAGATTCGCAAGTACGCCATGTCCAACCAGGCGCCAG ATATCCCTCAGATACTACTGGAAGCTCAGAATAGGTGGCTGCGGCCCACCGAAATCTGCCAAATATTGTCAAACTACAAGAAGTTCTCCATTGCACCTGAGCCGCCGAACAGACCTCCAA GTGGTTCGCTGTTTCTGTTTGACCGGAAAATATTGAGATACTTCAGGAAGGACGGACATAACTGgagaaagaaaaaggatggaAAGACAGTCAAAGAAGCTCATGAGAAGCTTAAA GTTGGAAGTGTTGATGTACTTCATTGCTATTATGCCCATGGGGAGGAGAATGAGAACTTCCAAAGACGGACATATTGGCTGCTAGAAGA GGGTTTCATGAATATTGTTCTTGTTCACTACCTTGAAATCAAG GGTGGCAAACAAAATTTCAATCGTGCTAAAGAAGCTGAAGAGAATGCAGGATTATCAGCTGATAGTCCTGCATGTTCAAACTCTTTCGCTAGTCAGAGCCAGGTAGCCTCCCAATCTATGGATGCTGAAAGCCCAATTAGTGGACAGATTTCGGAATATGAAGATGCTGAAACAG ATAATTGTCGAGCAAGCTCCAGATACCACCCTTTCACTGAGATGCAGCAGCCTGTGGATGGGATAATGATGGATAAATTGTTGGGTGCTTCAGCTCCAAGTGTTTCTGTAAATAATCTAG GTTATCTTGGTGAAATGCAGCCTAGGCCAGCTAACTTTAACAATCATTTTGTCACCCACAATGATGTATCTACTGCTTTCAATGAAACCACAGCTGGGTTAAGAGGCGGTCCCAGAACTTCAATTGATTCAGTGCGGTTTGCTGAACCATATCCAGAATATCCAGGTGGCTTCACGGAGCCAACACTCTATTCTTCTGTTGCAACAGTGGGTAACAATCTGGATGATAGCTTGCAAACATTTATGTCTGAGGCACTCTACACCAACAATCTCACTCAAAAGGAAGTTGACGCGCTGAGTGCTGCAGGCATAACGTCGTCACAG GCAGACAATGATGGTTATACTGATCAAGGTGCCAGATATCCACTTCTGAAGCAGTCATCATTAGATCCCTTTAAGATTGAGCCAGATGGTTTGAAGAAATTTGACAGCTTCTCAAGGTGGATGAGCAATGAACTTCCAGAGGTTGCTGATTTGGATATTAAGTCCAGTTCCGATGCTTTCTGGAGTACTACTGAAACTGGGAATGTTGCTGATGGATCTAGTATACCTATCAACGAGCAGTTAGATGCATTTGTAGTCAGCCCCTCGCTTTCCCAAGACCAGCTCTTCAGCATTATTGATGTATCTCCAAGCTGGGCATATAATGGCACCAAGACTAAG GTCATAATTACTGGTACATTCTTGGCAAAAAAAGAAGACGTGGAAAATTGCAGGTGGTCTTGTATGTTTGGGGATGTTGAAGTATCTGCTGAAGTTTTAGTGGATGGCTCATTGCGTTGCTATACGCCAGTGCATCATTCTGGACGAGTTCCATTTTATGTGACATGTTCAAACAGAGTAGCTTGCAGTGAAGTGCGAGAATTCGAGTTCCGTGACTCTGAGACCCATTATATGGACACTTCAGATCTGCATACTACTGGCATAAATGAAATGCATCTACATATCCGTCTTGACAAGTTACTTTCCCTGGGTCCAGAAGACTATGAAAAGTATGTTTTGAGTAATGGAAACAAGTCTGAGTTGATCGACACTATTAATACCTTAATGCTTGACGATAAATTGTCTAATCTGGCATTGCCATCTGATGAGAAGGAATTATCCACTGTACGGGATCAGAATCTTGAGAAACAGGTGAAAGAAAAGCTGTATTATTGGCTTATCCATAAGATACATGATGATGGTAAAGGTCCGAATGTGTTAGGCAAGGAAGGACAGGGTGTGATTCATTTAGTAGCCGCACTTGGTTATGATTGGGCTATAAAACCAATAGTTGCTGCAGGCGTAAATGTAAACTTCAGGGATATTCGTGGATGGACTGCGCTTCACTGGGCTGCATCTTGTGGAAG GGAGCGAACAGTTGGTGCCCTGATAGCAAATGGAGCTGCATCTGGTGCTTTGACAGATCCAACACAGCAGTTCCCATCTGGAAGAACTCCTGCTGATTTAGCATCAGAAAATGGACACAAAGGCATTGCCGGTTTTCTTGCAGAATCTGCCTTGACAAGTCACCTTTCAGCTCTTACACTAAAAGATTCGCAGGGTGGCAATGTGGAAGAAATATGTGGATTGGCAGCAGCTGAAGATTTTGCAGAACCAAGTTCTGCTCAGCTTGCCTGCGTGGATTCTCAGGCAGAGTCCTTAAAAGATTCACTCGGCGCGGTTCGTAAATCAACTCAAGCTGCAGCTAGAATATTTCAAGCTTTTAGGGTTGAATCGTTTCATAGAAAGAAAGTGATTGAATATGGAGATGATGATTGTGGATTATCTGATGAACGCACACTCTCACTTATTTCCCTTAAAAACGCGAAACCTGGACACAGTGATATGCCTATGCATTCTGCTGCAGTCCGTATCCAAAACAAGTTTAGAGggtggaaaggaagaaaggaattTATGATTATCCGACAGAAAATTGTGAAGATACAG GCCCATGTACGAGGACATCAGGTAAGGAAAAACTATCGGAAGGTAGTCTGGTCTGTTGGCATCGTGGAGAAAGTCATACTGAGGTGGAGGAGAAAGAGAAGGGGTCTGCGAGGTTTCCAACCTGAGAAACAACTTGAAGGCCCATCATCACAGATCCAACCTGCGAAGGCTGAAGCTGAGGATGAATACGACTTCTTGAAGGATGGCAGGAGACAGGCTGAGGGCAGGCTACAAAGAGCACTCGCTCGTGTGCATTCCATGACTCAGTATCCTGAAGCAAGGGACCAGTACCGCAGGTTGCAAAACTGTGTTAACGAGCTGCAAGAGTCCCAG GCAATGCAGGATAGGATGCTAAGTGACTCAGCTGGTGCCGATGGGAATGATTTAATGGCTGAACTGGAGGAGCTATGCCGGGGCGATGGTGATGCGCCAATGTCGACTATTTCGTGA
- the LOC112881751 gene encoding copper-transporting ATPase PAA2, chloroplastic-like isoform X1, with translation MESTALISPLPLLTSRSRSKPLSPASTRARRPASIPFSYGSGRVVLFSRRGREYAGVGSLASAAAATGEAADGGSEAILLSVQGMMCDGCAASVKRILESQPEVTSATVDFKEANAVVWTTAEARASDNWQKQCGDKLAKHLGTCGFESRLQAMEITISKMIAMQIFPWKFEVLGSTDHVSESLY, from the exons ATGGAGTCTACCGCGCTAATCTCACCATTACCGCTTCTAACCTCTCGCTCCCGTTCCAAACCCCTCTCCCCTGCCTCCACCAGagctcgccgccccgcctccaTTCCCTTCTCCTACGGCAGCGGCCGCGTCGTCCTATTTTCCCGCCGCGGCCGCGAGTACGCCGGCGTTGGCTCCttggcctccgccgccgcagcgacTGGGGAGGCAGCAGATGGCGGCTCTGAGGCCATCCTGCTCAGTGTCCAG GGTATGATGTGCGACGGGTGCGCGGCGAGCGTGAAGCGGATTCTGGAGAGCCAA CCAGAGGTTACATCTGCTACCGTTGATTTTAAGGAAGCAAATGCAGTTGTGTGGACAACAGCTGAAGCTAGGGCATCGGATAATTGGCAGAAGCAATGTGGAGATAAACTTGCTAAACACCTCGGCACTTGTGGATTTGAGTCTCGGCTGCAAG CTATGGAAATTACCATTTCAAAGATGATTGCAATGCAGATATTTCCTTGGAAATTTGAAGTTCTAGGATCCACAGACCATGTTTCAGAATCATTGTACTGA
- the LOC112881750 gene encoding ras-related protein RABH1b-like isoform X3 codes for MSFLSGRQTLGPPRPLPLPPPRLPRVIPRVPPRPPLPATIGIDFLSKTMYLEDRTVRLQLWDTAGQERFRSLIPSYIRDSSVAVVVYDVANRQSFLNTSRWIDEVRNERGGDVIVVLVGNKTDLVDKRQVSTEEGESKSKELNVMFIETSAKAGFNIKPLFRKIAAALPGMETLSSAKQEDMVDVNLKPTSGQSNSQQQAGSGCAC; via the exons ATGAGTTTCCTCAGCGGCCGCCAGACCTTGGGGCCACCACGGCCTCTGCCTCTACCTCCGCCACGATTACCACGAGTAATCCCACGAGTTCCACCTCGACCACCACTACCG GCTACGATTGGCATTGACTTCTTGTCAAAGACCATGTATCTTGAAGACCGCACTGTTCGTCTACAGCTCTG GGATACTGCAGGACAGGAGAGATTTAGGAGTCTTATTCCAAGCTACATCAGGGACTCATCTGTTGCAGTGGTTGTTTATGATGTAGCCA ATAGGCAGTCTTTTCTGAACACCTCAAGGTGGATCGACGAAGTCCGCAACGAGAGGGGTGGCGATGTGATCGTCGTGCTCGTTGGGAACAAAACTGATCTTGTTGACAAGAG ACAAGTGTCcacagaggaaggagagagcAAGTCCAAAGAACTCAACGTCATGTTCATCGAAACCAGCGCGAAAGCCGGGTTCAACATCAAG CCGCTGTTCCGCAAGATCGCCGCGGCGCTGCCGGGGATGGAGACGCTCTCGTCGGCGAAGCAGGAGGACATGGTGGACGTGAACCTGAAGCCGACCTCCGGCCAGTCCAActcgcagcagcaggcgggcaGTGGATGCGCCTGCTAG
- the LOC112881750 gene encoding ras-related protein RABH1b-like isoform X2 — protein sequence MAPVVSALAKYKLVFLGDQSVGKTSIITRFMYDKFDNTYQATIGIDFLSKTMYLEDRTVRLQLWDTAGQERFRSLIPSYIRDSSVAVVVYDVANRQSFLNTSRWIDEVRNERGGDVIVVLVGNKTDLVDKRQVSTEEGESKSKELNVMFIETSAKAGFNIKPLFRKIAAALPGMETLSSAKQEDMVDVNLKPTSGQSNSQQQAGSGCAC from the exons ATGGCCCCGGTGGTGTCGGCGCTGGCCAAGTACAAGCTGGTGTTCCTCGGCGACCAGTCCGTGGGCAAGACCAGCATCATCACCAGGTTCATGTACGACAAGTTCGACAACACCTACCAG GCTACGATTGGCATTGACTTCTTGTCAAAGACCATGTATCTTGAAGACCGCACTGTTCGTCTACAGCTCTG GGATACTGCAGGACAGGAGAGATTTAGGAGTCTTATTCCAAGCTACATCAGGGACTCATCTGTTGCAGTGGTTGTTTATGATGTAGCCA ATAGGCAGTCTTTTCTGAACACCTCAAGGTGGATCGACGAAGTCCGCAACGAGAGGGGTGGCGATGTGATCGTCGTGCTCGTTGGGAACAAAACTGATCTTGTTGACAAGAG ACAAGTGTCcacagaggaaggagagagcAAGTCCAAAGAACTCAACGTCATGTTCATCGAAACCAGCGCGAAAGCCGGGTTCAACATCAAG CCGCTGTTCCGCAAGATCGCCGCGGCGCTGCCGGGGATGGAGACGCTCTCGTCGGCGAAGCAGGAGGACATGGTGGACGTGAACCTGAAGCCGACCTCCGGCCAGTCCAActcgcagcagcaggcgggcaGTGGATGCGCCTGCTAG
- the LOC112881750 gene encoding ras-related protein RABH1b-like isoform X1, translating into MHSSSPSHSSSQAAPLHKHTPAHSHQAPLRTSLRPAAEDARRRTGPQPAARSSHVGPAAPSRARRRSGQQPPRAPRPQHRRPSCACTGRSSGDRLLAAATTPAATIGIDFLSKTMYLEDRTVRLQLWDTAGQERFRSLIPSYIRDSSVAVVVYDVANRQSFLNTSRWIDEVRNERGGDVIVVLVGNKTDLVDKRQVSTEEGESKSKELNVMFIETSAKAGFNIKPLFRKIAAALPGMETLSSAKQEDMVDVNLKPTSGQSNSQQQAGSGCAC; encoded by the exons ATGCACAGCAGCTCCCCTTCGCACAGCAGCTCCCAAGCAGCTCCCCTTCACAAGCACACGCCTGCACACAGCCACCAAGCTCCCCTTCGGACAAGCCTGCGCCCAGCCGCCGAGGACGCGCGACGCCGCACGGGCCCGCAGCCCGCCGCTCGCTCGTCGCACGTGGGGCCCGCAGCCCCCTCacgcgcacgccgccgctcgggccagCAGCCGCCCCGCGCACCCCGGCCGCAGCACCGGCGACCCTCGTGCGCCTGCACCGGCCGCAGCTCCGGCGACCGATTACTCGCGGCAGCGACGACGCCGGCG GCTACGATTGGCATTGACTTCTTGTCAAAGACCATGTATCTTGAAGACCGCACTGTTCGTCTACAGCTCTG GGATACTGCAGGACAGGAGAGATTTAGGAGTCTTATTCCAAGCTACATCAGGGACTCATCTGTTGCAGTGGTTGTTTATGATGTAGCCA ATAGGCAGTCTTTTCTGAACACCTCAAGGTGGATCGACGAAGTCCGCAACGAGAGGGGTGGCGATGTGATCGTCGTGCTCGTTGGGAACAAAACTGATCTTGTTGACAAGAG ACAAGTGTCcacagaggaaggagagagcAAGTCCAAAGAACTCAACGTCATGTTCATCGAAACCAGCGCGAAAGCCGGGTTCAACATCAAG CCGCTGTTCCGCAAGATCGCCGCGGCGCTGCCGGGGATGGAGACGCTCTCGTCGGCGAAGCAGGAGGACATGGTGGACGTGAACCTGAAGCCGACCTCCGGCCAGTCCAActcgcagcagcaggcgggcaGTGGATGCGCCTGCTAG
- the LOC112881751 gene encoding copper-transporting ATPase PAA1, chloroplastic-like isoform X3 has translation MESTALISPLPLLTSRSRSKPLSPASTRARRPASIPFSYGSGRVVLFSRRGREYAGVGSLASAAAATGEAADGGSEAILLSVQGMMCDGCAASVKRILESQPEVTSATVDFKEANAVVWTTAEARASDNWQKQCGDKLAKHLGTCGFESRLQE, from the exons ATGGAGTCTACCGCGCTAATCTCACCATTACCGCTTCTAACCTCTCGCTCCCGTTCCAAACCCCTCTCCCCTGCCTCCACCAGagctcgccgccccgcctccaTTCCCTTCTCCTACGGCAGCGGCCGCGTCGTCCTATTTTCCCGCCGCGGCCGCGAGTACGCCGGCGTTGGCTCCttggcctccgccgccgcagcgacTGGGGAGGCAGCAGATGGCGGCTCTGAGGCCATCCTGCTCAGTGTCCAG GGTATGATGTGCGACGGGTGCGCGGCGAGCGTGAAGCGGATTCTGGAGAGCCAA CCAGAGGTTACATCTGCTACCGTTGATTTTAAGGAAGCAAATGCAGTTGTGTGGACAACAGCTGAAGCTAGGGCATCGGATAATTGGCAGAAGCAATGTGGAGATAAACTTGCTAAACACCTCGGCACTTGTGGATTTGAGTCTCGGCTGCAAG AGTAA